A window of Podarcis muralis chromosome 10, rPodMur119.hap1.1, whole genome shotgun sequence genomic DNA:
GGAGGCGCTTCCAGTGTTGCTTTCATCAGACTGGATTGTGATACCACTCCCACAGTGATGCAGTATTGCATGCACAATAATTACCTTTCTAGTTGTTTCACTGTCACTTGCCTTCTCTTTTCACAGGTAGACAAGATCCTGAAAGTCATTCCCAGAGAcaggaaaacatttctcttttctgCTACCATGACTAAAAAGGTAAGGGAAGGTGTGGCATTTTGCATTAGTTCAGCTAAGGTAGAGGTAGAAATTAACAGGTCATACCAGCTAAATTTGTGTCTGAAAACATTAATTATTTCTGTTCAGGTGCAAAAACTCCAGCGTGCAGCCCTTAAGGACCCTGTCAAATGTGCTGTTTCAACCAAGTACCAGACAGTTGAAAAACTGCAGCAATACTATGTCTTCATCCCTTCCAAGTTCAaggtaacatttatttttttcagcTATTTTATTTCCTTTAACTTATTTCCTGACTGTTGTTTCTTACTCCACTAGGATTTTCTCTGTCCCTTTGTGCTTTTTGAATGTGTTTTCCTTTCACCTAATCTCCATTAGTTTCCTTTCTGATTTcaatttctttcccccctctttttaggACAGCTACCTGGTCTATATTCTGAATGAACTTGCTGGAAACTCATTCATGATATTCTGCAGCACCTGCAACAACACTCAGAGGACAGCCCTCCTCCTTAGAAATCTGGGCTTCACTGCCATCCCCCTCCACGGTCAGATGAGCCAGGTACAGGTTGACCTGAACGCAAAGTATTCATTTCTGGAATACCACACTGAAATAATGAACATATTTTAAGGGCAAATATGATTTGTATGTGTCACCAAGCTTGCTTTCCCTTTTGTTAGCTTATCTTTTACAGACTTTCATTTCTGTAGAAGAACAGACTGTAACAGCGGAACGATTCACAAAACCTGACTCATTTCGCTTTTCCACGCTGGAAAAATCTAAAGCATGTTCActtgccctttctctctctcactcccccCAGAATAAGCGATTAGGGTCGCTGAACAAGTTCAAGGCTAAAACACGTTCCATTCTGCTGGCTACCGATGTTGCCAGCAGAGGCCTGGACATCCCCCATGTGGATGTTGTCGTGAACTTTGACATTCCTACCCATTCCAAGGTGAGTTACGAAGGCAGGGTGCTGGGTTACAATTGTGCAGCCCCTAGTCTGAGATGTCCTAGTGGAGTTTGCAGAAAGAGATGACCCTCTTCTTCTATAGTTGCAACATAGGATTCCATAGCGATGGAATAAAACCCCCACCTCCATGTGAGCCCTCAAAAAGCTGAGCGTTGAAAGGATGGGGAACCATTAATGCACCAATAAGACAATGGGGGTTAGATGGGTCTTTAGCTCAGAGAGCTGGTCCTGCTCTAGATGTGACTACACTCCTTGGAAGGCTCAGACTTGCAACTTGAGGGTGTTCTGGCATAGGTCTTTGCTGCTTGGTTCTTGGATGAACAGTTGTGGCTAGGTGTGCCTTCTTAGTTTTGCTTGGTGCATTGCCCCAGTTGTAGAACTGCCTGCCCAGGAAGCTTTGCTTGTCTCCATTCTTTACTGGCCTTCAAAGTAATCCATTCAGAGCTTTAATCTGAATTGTTCATTTTTAATCCAGAGAATTGCTGGGTTTCATATTTGTCTTCTGCGACGCTTTATGAATGCGGGTTTACAAACTTGTTTCATGGATGTTGCCTATGGTTGCTATATTATTAAACTGCCTGTGAAGCCTTTCTACGGAGTGGTATagaatctaaaaataaaaaatattattgtgtTGATACAAAGCCTGCAACTGGATGAGGAGGCGGATGGCTACAGCCACGTGGTCAAGCCCATCTTTTTCACCTCCTTAGACACTCTTGAAACTTACGGAATACATAAGGAGCTGCGTCTAGTGAGCATTGTGGGGTCTCTTGCATAACTGCTTCGGATTacactttctttttaaatggtGTTTTGCCTTGCTTTGCCTTGTGTTCTGTGGCTTATTCTGGATCCCTTTCAGGATTACATTCATCGTGTGGGGAGAACAGCTCGCGCTGGGCGCTCTGGAAAATCCATCACGTTTGTCACACAGTAAGTCGTGCCCTCTGCTCCTTCCGCTGGGCCGCAACCTTTACTCCTCTCCTCTGAATGAGTGGGGAAGCAGCTTTCTGAAGTGGAAATGCAACTGAGTTGGGGGAAGAGGctttttttaagggggtgggCTCTTAACTAGTTTATGGGCCACTGGTTAAGAAGAACCATTTGGATGAGAGAATTTTGTCTCACTTCCCCCAGGTATGATGTGGAGCTCTTCCAGCGCATCGAGCACCTGATAGGAAAGAAGCTGCCTGCTTTCCCCACGCAAGAGGAGGAGGTCATGATGCTGACCGAACGTGTGGCTGAAGCACAGCGATTTGCTCGGATGGTAGGCTGAACTTAAGGCTATGTTTGCACTTCTGCAGACCCGTGTGGGTCCGTTTCTCTGTGGACATGCACGTGCAACAAATCATTGGGGTTCTATTGTGCAGAGGTGTGGCTGAAACGTTAAGATTTGTACTGCATTGAGAGTAGTGTTAGCTAATTCTACACAAGGCCGTTCCTGGTTATAAGGGGCTCATGCATCCTTGCAAGCTGGGTCTCGGCTCTATTTGTTTGTGCAGTGTTTACCGGCCACCCTGCATGGTGACTGAAGGTATTACGCTTTCAGCTCTTGAGCTTCTTGATTGCTT
This region includes:
- the DDX47 gene encoding putative ATP-dependent RNA helicase DDX47, with amino-acid sequence MEGEGAVEETAKTFQELGVTDVLCEACDQLGWKTPTKIQVEAVPVALQGRDIIGLAETGSGKTGAFALPILQALLETPQRFFALVLTPTRELAFQISEQFEALGSSIGVQSAVIVGGIDMMAQSLALAKKPHVIIATPGRLIDHLENTKGFNLRALKYLVMDEADRILNMDFETEVDKILKVIPRDRKTFLFSATMTKKVQKLQRAALKDPVKCAVSTKYQTVEKLQQYYVFIPSKFKDSYLVYILNELAGNSFMIFCSTCNNTQRTALLLRNLGFTAIPLHGQMSQNKRLGSLNKFKAKTRSILLATDVASRGLDIPHVDVVVNFDIPTHSKDYIHRVGRTARAGRSGKSITFVTQYDVELFQRIEHLIGKKLPAFPTQEEEVMMLTERVAEAQRFARMELRQQGEKKKRSREEEKEEDDTEGAMGVRNKVAGGKRKKWKA